One segment of Streptomyces sp. TG1A-8 DNA contains the following:
- a CDS encoding phosphatase PAP2 family protein: MPQTETPGTEVTPRTRLRWWTELPLILLVYACYSAGRLLARGDVSSAVDHGLALLRIEEALHLNAEHPLNRLFTREPWLGVPADFWYASLHYLITPALLVWLFRARAEHYRAARTWLMTSTFIGLIGFTLLPTCPPRLLPADHGFVDTMAHYSAYGWWGNQASAPRGLGGMTNQYAAMPSLHVGWALWCGIMLWRHGGTRPAKAAGVAYPLLTAVVVMGTANHYFLDAVAGVAVMGLGLLLAPGVLRGAALLRARPGRPAGGSRTVAAGAGSPDVTGGCQTSASERIPRQRESQLNTAAGPDTSPTDAGGGAPAPAR, from the coding sequence ATGCCGCAGACCGAGACACCGGGCACCGAGGTGACCCCGCGCACCCGGCTTCGCTGGTGGACCGAGCTGCCGCTGATCCTGCTCGTCTACGCGTGCTACTCGGCCGGCCGGCTCCTCGCGCGCGGTGACGTCTCCTCCGCCGTGGACCACGGCCTGGCGCTCCTGCGGATCGAGGAGGCGCTGCACCTCAACGCCGAACACCCGCTGAACCGGCTGTTCACGCGCGAGCCGTGGCTCGGGGTACCGGCCGACTTCTGGTACGCGTCGCTGCACTACCTGATCACCCCGGCCCTCCTGGTCTGGCTCTTCCGGGCCCGCGCCGAGCACTACCGGGCGGCCCGCACCTGGCTGATGACGTCCACGTTCATCGGCCTGATCGGCTTCACCCTGCTGCCGACCTGCCCGCCCCGCCTGCTCCCCGCGGACCACGGCTTCGTCGACACGATGGCCCACTACAGCGCGTACGGCTGGTGGGGCAACCAGGCCAGCGCGCCGCGCGGTCTGGGCGGCATGACCAACCAGTACGCGGCGATGCCGAGCCTGCACGTGGGCTGGGCCCTGTGGTGCGGGATCATGCTGTGGCGGCACGGCGGCACGCGCCCGGCGAAGGCCGCGGGCGTGGCCTACCCGCTGCTGACCGCCGTCGTGGTCATGGGCACAGCGAACCACTACTTCCTGGACGCGGTCGCGGGCGTCGCCGTGATGGGCCTGGGCCTGCTGCTCGCGCCCGGGGTGCTGCGGGGCGCGGCACTGCTGCGGGCCCGTCCGGGACGCCCGGCCGGCGGTTCGCGGACCGTCGCGGCGGGCGCGGGTTCCCCCGATGTCACTGGCGGATGTCAGACTTCCGCGAGTGAGCGAATTCCACGGCAGCGCGAGTCACAGCTCAACACCGCGGCCGGACCGGACACTTCCCCGACCGACGCGGGCGGAGGGGCTCCGGCACCGGCTCGCTGA
- a CDS encoding histidine phosphatase family protein — translation MAPRILLARHGQTQWSLSGKHTGRTDVPLLEEGRRGAKLLGDRLHRAPLEGLPGAEVRTSPLARARETCELAGFGARAVPWDALVEWDYGAYEGMTPAEIQAVRPGWLIWRDGVPRGEGLAEVAARADEVVAWARSADRDVLVFAHGHILRSIGARWLGLPLDFASRLRLNPTSLSVLGWAYGEPAVESWNDLGHLV, via the coding sequence ATGGCACCGCGCATCCTGCTGGCCCGGCACGGACAGACGCAATGGTCGCTGTCCGGCAAGCACACCGGCAGGACCGACGTCCCCCTCCTGGAGGAGGGCCGGCGCGGCGCCAAGCTGCTCGGCGACCGGCTGCACCGCGCCCCGCTGGAGGGACTGCCGGGAGCGGAGGTGCGCACCAGCCCGCTGGCACGCGCGCGCGAGACCTGCGAACTGGCCGGGTTCGGCGCGCGTGCCGTGCCCTGGGACGCGCTCGTGGAGTGGGACTACGGCGCCTACGAGGGCATGACGCCGGCCGAGATCCAGGCCGTGCGGCCCGGGTGGCTGATCTGGCGGGACGGCGTGCCCCGGGGCGAGGGCCTCGCCGAGGTGGCCGCGCGCGCGGACGAGGTGGTGGCGTGGGCGCGGTCGGCCGACCGTGACGTGCTGGTCTTCGCCCACGGCCACATACTGCGCTCGATCGGCGCCCGCTGGCTGGGCCTCCCCCTGGACTTCGCCTCCCGGCTCCGCCTGAACCCGACCTCGCTGTCCGTGCTCGGCTGGGCCTACGGCGAACCGGCCGTCGAGAGCTGGAACGACCTGGGGCACCTGGTCTAG
- a CDS encoding spermidine synthase, with the protein MGRSRNNRRGPSAEAVEEAVDGGLAQLVPDPDRARAWTLLIDGAPQSHVDLDDPAHLSFEYQRRLGHVIDLVAPPGGPVRAVHLGGGALTLARYVAATRPRSTQQVVERDASLVQLVRRELPLDPNARVRVRSADARAGLAKVPDGWADLVVADVFSGARTPAHLTSTEFLDEVRRALKPSGVYAANLADGPPLAHLRGQIATAAARFPELALVADPAVLRGKRFGNAVLAASGLPLPVAELTRRAASDPHPARVEHGRRLTDFAGGAVPVTDETAVASPTPPPSVFR; encoded by the coding sequence ATGGGCAGGTCCAGGAACAACCGGCGCGGGCCGTCCGCCGAGGCCGTGGAGGAAGCGGTCGACGGCGGGCTCGCACAGCTCGTGCCCGACCCGGACCGCGCGCGGGCCTGGACGCTGCTGATCGACGGGGCCCCTCAGTCGCACGTCGACCTCGACGACCCGGCCCACCTCTCCTTCGAGTACCAGCGCCGCCTCGGCCACGTCATCGACCTCGTCGCCCCGCCCGGCGGGCCGGTGCGGGCCGTCCACCTCGGCGGCGGCGCCCTCACCCTCGCCCGGTACGTCGCTGCCACCCGGCCCCGCTCCACCCAGCAGGTGGTCGAGCGTGACGCGAGCCTGGTGCAACTGGTCCGCCGCGAACTGCCGCTGGACCCGAACGCCCGTGTCCGGGTGCGGTCCGCCGACGCGCGCGCGGGCCTGGCCAAGGTGCCCGACGGCTGGGCCGACCTGGTGGTGGCCGACGTCTTCAGCGGCGCCCGGACCCCCGCCCACCTCACCTCCACCGAGTTCCTCGACGAGGTCCGCCGGGCCCTGAAGCCCTCCGGGGTCTACGCCGCCAACCTCGCCGACGGCCCCCCGCTCGCCCACCTGCGCGGCCAGATCGCCACCGCCGCCGCCCGCTTCCCCGAACTCGCCCTGGTCGCCGACCCGGCCGTGCTGCGCGGCAAACGCTTCGGCAACGCCGTCCTGGCCGCCTCCGGTCTGCCGCTCCCGGTCGCCGAACTCACCCGGCGCGCCGCCTCCGACCCGCACCCCGCCCGCGTCGAACACGGCAGGCGGCTCACGGACTTCGCCGGCGGCGCCGTGCCCGTCACCGACGAGACGGCCGTCGCCTCCCCGACCCCGCCGCCCTCGGTGTTCCGCTGA